One window of Cryobacterium arcticum genomic DNA carries:
- a CDS encoding ABC transporter permease: protein MSTIERQTPPTAAVQTPRAKRRAAPPAGLIVASGALLLFATALVAPGLLATHDPYALNLADALHAPSPEYWFGTDEAGRDLYSRVVYGTRESLVIGLGATAVSLTLALVLGALAALGGRFTAGTVNRVIEVLLAFPTLLFALLLVAITGPSALSQVFAVGVGSAPGYARIIRGQILSAKNSGYVEAAVALGHSDGRILRQHIVPNAVRPLVAIIALSVGQSIVWASSLSFLGLGVAPPSPEWGALLDAGRVYITQAWWLTVIPGLVIVALALAATTLGKHIQNTLEKGDK, encoded by the coding sequence ATGAGCACCATCGAACGCCAGACCCCGCCCACCGCAGCCGTTCAGACCCCGCGAGCCAAGAGACGCGCCGCCCCGCCGGCGGGCCTGATCGTTGCCAGCGGCGCCCTGCTGCTCTTCGCCACCGCCCTGGTCGCGCCGGGCCTGCTCGCCACCCACGACCCGTATGCGCTGAATCTGGCGGATGCGCTGCACGCGCCGTCGCCGGAGTACTGGTTCGGCACCGACGAGGCCGGCCGCGACCTCTACAGCCGCGTCGTCTACGGCACCCGGGAATCCCTGGTGATCGGGCTCGGGGCCACGGCCGTGAGCCTCACCCTCGCGCTGGTCCTCGGAGCGCTGGCAGCGCTCGGCGGCCGGTTTACCGCCGGAACCGTGAACCGGGTGATCGAGGTGCTCCTGGCCTTCCCGACCCTGCTGTTCGCGCTGCTGCTGGTGGCCATCACGGGCCCGTCGGCGCTGTCGCAGGTGTTCGCGGTGGGCGTGGGCAGCGCGCCCGGCTACGCCCGCATCATCCGGGGCCAGATCCTCTCGGCCAAGAACAGCGGCTACGTCGAGGCGGCCGTGGCCCTCGGCCACAGCGACGGCCGGATCCTGCGGCAGCACATCGTGCCCAACGCCGTTCGGCCGCTCGTGGCGATCATCGCCCTGTCGGTCGGCCAGTCGATCGTCTGGGCGTCCAGTCTGTCGTTCCTCGGGCTCGGCGTCGCCCCGCCCTCGCCGGAATGGGGCGCGCTGCTCGACGCCGGCCGGGTCTACATCACCCAGGCCTGGTGGCTCACCGTCATCCCCGGACTCGTGATCGTGGCCCTGGCGCTCGCGGCCACCACCCTCGGCAAGCACATCCAGAACACCTTGGAGAAAGGCGACAAATGA
- a CDS encoding CocE/NonD family hydrolase: MDRRDHPHIPLKGSTYGRQYAGWTPTARAFEGLGSRTLPDQFIPVADGVQLHADVYLPRAPGRYPAVVSFAGYSTEEHTAGIPTGSNEIGSPPVFTDRGYCPVIVERRGMGRSTGEQVVFFDPQDVTDHERVIAWAAEQPWCNGDVVLFGTSYYGMTQPLVAARRPPALRGFFANEMCTDFYRHLVAFGGVPALFFLNLWMGANFTERQYDERVSPDRRALISHVTNSALHPLLEKVVHRNVTRMFDSFMAQTPVEAVRRMYTNWIFDGKTRQTSTIPEGSTGLLGDIEVPFVVVQNLGYFNLHQYGSYDLFENAGTPAEDRWLILGAPQFDLPVYSWQEEALAFFDSLLHGLDNGYRRQPRVRYWIDGAERFGSAPSFPPPDGSVLRLHLASSGADDATHRLSAEPSAAGSNTWVSVPLGLPTLGGLDDVAAQRLGFEFPIDRSLLLAGPVTAHLRFSCNEIDSYLIARLSRIAGDGTRHQLSMGAIRPAARTEDPERSTRNEIAIDSGRQALVPGEPVTLRFSLTPGPTLLGPGETLRLDIASRSDLLRMSPADGYAQFDLPVPPYLCRNTVHFGGESWIEVYAVDQD, from the coding sequence GTGGACAGGCGCGATCACCCGCACATCCCCCTGAAAGGCTCGACCTACGGCAGGCAGTACGCCGGATGGACGCCCACCGCCCGCGCGTTCGAGGGGCTCGGATCGCGCACCCTTCCCGACCAGTTCATCCCGGTCGCCGACGGCGTGCAACTGCACGCTGACGTGTACCTGCCGCGGGCCCCAGGCCGGTACCCGGCGGTGGTGTCCTTTGCGGGGTACAGCACCGAAGAACACACGGCCGGCATCCCGACCGGCTCCAATGAGATCGGCTCTCCGCCGGTCTTCACCGACCGCGGATACTGCCCCGTGATCGTCGAGCGACGCGGGATGGGCCGCTCCACCGGCGAACAAGTGGTGTTCTTCGACCCGCAAGACGTCACCGATCACGAGCGGGTCATCGCCTGGGCCGCCGAGCAACCATGGTGCAACGGGGACGTCGTACTCTTCGGCACGTCGTACTACGGGATGACCCAGCCACTCGTGGCGGCTCGCCGTCCGCCGGCGTTGCGGGGCTTCTTCGCGAACGAGATGTGCACCGACTTCTATCGTCACCTCGTGGCGTTCGGCGGGGTTCCCGCCCTGTTCTTCCTCAACCTCTGGATGGGGGCGAATTTCACCGAACGGCAGTACGACGAGCGGGTCTCCCCCGACCGGCGCGCCCTGATCAGCCACGTGACCAACAGTGCGCTGCACCCGCTGCTCGAAAAGGTGGTGCACCGCAACGTGACCCGCATGTTCGATTCGTTCATGGCCCAGACGCCGGTCGAGGCGGTGCGACGGATGTACACCAACTGGATCTTCGACGGCAAGACTCGGCAGACATCGACGATTCCGGAAGGTTCCACGGGGCTGCTCGGCGACATCGAGGTGCCGTTCGTGGTGGTGCAGAACCTCGGCTATTTCAACCTGCACCAATACGGCAGCTACGACCTATTCGAGAACGCGGGGACACCGGCGGAGGATCGCTGGCTGATTCTCGGTGCCCCGCAGTTCGACCTGCCCGTCTACTCCTGGCAGGAGGAGGCGCTCGCGTTCTTCGATTCGCTGCTGCACGGTCTGGACAACGGGTACCGACGGCAGCCCCGGGTGCGGTACTGGATCGACGGCGCCGAGCGTTTCGGCTCCGCCCCATCGTTTCCCCCGCCCGACGGCTCGGTGCTGCGGCTACACCTCGCCTCAAGCGGTGCAGACGACGCGACCCACCGGCTGAGTGCCGAACCTTCTGCGGCGGGATCCAATACCTGGGTGTCCGTGCCGCTCGGCCTGCCCACCCTCGGCGGTCTCGACGACGTCGCCGCACAGCGTCTGGGGTTCGAGTTCCCGATCGACCGGTCCCTGCTCCTGGCCGGGCCGGTCACCGCGCACCTGCGGTTCAGCTGTAACGAGATCGATTCCTACCTGATCGCCCGGCTCTCGCGGATCGCCGGGGACGGCACCCGGCATCAGCTCTCGATGGGCGCCATCCGCCCGGCGGCGCGCACCGAAGATCCGGAGCGCTCCACGCGGAACGAGATCGCCATCGATTCCGGCCGGCAGGCGCTCGTGCCCGGCGAACCGGTGACGCTGCGGTTCAGCCTCACGCCTGGCCCCACCCTGCTGGGCCCCGGCGAAACGCTGCGGCTGGACATCGCCAGCCGCAGCGACCTCTTGCGGATGAGCCCCGCCGACGGGTACGCCCAGTTCGACTTACCGGTTCCGCCGTACCTGTGCCGGAACACCGTGCACTTCGGCGGCGAGAGCTGGATCGAGGTCTACGCGGTGGACCAGGACTGA
- a CDS encoding ABC transporter permease, giving the protein MTRTSSSSPPRPAPATGPAAPTPRRAPTLTGPRLRRIVEKIGGAVVVLFGAATAAFAAQAALPGDRATVILNIRAGQAIERTPAELAQINEQYGLQNPLVVQYLDYIRGLLVGDLGISYQQFKPVSEVILQQIGPTVALTLTAIVLSWLIMITWVTLTAGRTGRLAGAGAVVDTTAAGLPHYWLGIILLLVFSLGLGWFPVISGPSAIGIVLPALTLAIPLAGFMGQATRTEFERSLEQPFVISARMRGMGDTGVRLRHVLRHSVLPAITLSGWALGATISGAVVVETVFSRPGIGKVLVGAVNSQDLPVVTGIVILIAALYVMANLLVDVAYTLVDPRLKSA; this is encoded by the coding sequence ATGACGCGTACTTCGTCGAGTAGCCCGCCCCGCCCGGCTCCGGCCACTGGCCCGGCCGCGCCCACCCCGCGACGGGCGCCCACGCTCACCGGGCCCCGGCTGCGCCGGATCGTCGAGAAGATCGGCGGCGCCGTGGTGGTGCTCTTCGGGGCGGCCACGGCCGCGTTCGCCGCCCAGGCCGCCCTGCCGGGGGACCGGGCCACGGTGATCCTCAACATTCGCGCCGGCCAGGCCATCGAGCGCACCCCGGCGGAACTGGCGCAGATCAATGAGCAGTACGGCCTGCAGAACCCCCTGGTCGTGCAGTACCTCGACTACATCCGCGGACTCCTCGTCGGTGACCTCGGTATTTCGTATCAGCAGTTCAAGCCGGTCAGCGAGGTGATCCTGCAGCAGATCGGCCCGACCGTGGCGCTCACACTCACCGCGATCGTGCTGTCCTGGCTGATCATGATCACCTGGGTCACCCTCACGGCCGGCCGCACCGGGCGGCTGGCCGGGGCGGGGGCCGTGGTCGACACCACCGCGGCCGGGCTGCCGCACTACTGGCTGGGCATCATCCTGCTGCTCGTCTTCTCGCTCGGCCTGGGGTGGTTCCCCGTGATCAGCGGACCCTCGGCTATCGGGATCGTGCTGCCGGCCCTCACCCTGGCGATCCCGCTGGCCGGGTTCATGGGGCAGGCCACCCGCACCGAGTTCGAGCGGTCGCTGGAGCAGCCGTTCGTGATCTCGGCGCGGATGCGAGGCATGGGCGACACCGGCGTACGGCTGCGGCACGTGCTACGGCACTCCGTGCTCCCGGCGATCACCCTGTCGGGTTGGGCGCTGGGCGCCACGATCTCCGGCGCCGTGGTCGTGGAGACCGTGTTCTCCCGGCCCGGCATCGGCAAGGTGCTCGTCGGCGCCGTCAACTCCCAGGACCTGCCCGTCGTCACCGGCATCGTCATCCTCATCGCGGCCCTGTACGTCATGGCCAACCTGCTGGTCGACGTGGCGTACACCCTCGTCGACCCGAGATTGAAGAGCGCATGA
- a CDS encoding VOC family protein — MTEPVYFVELNSPDHSASAAFFRAVFGWDPQPFAAPDYLVSSHGSGAGVDTAILPSRDGAPRTVPIIRVGNLDEALAGVQANGGQVVVEPFALGTMGSACYITDPAGVLVGLHFYNPAP, encoded by the coding sequence ATGACCGAACCCGTGTATTTCGTAGAGCTCAACAGCCCCGACCATTCAGCATCGGCGGCGTTCTTCCGGGCGGTGTTCGGCTGGGATCCACAGCCGTTCGCCGCACCCGACTACCTCGTCTCAAGCCACGGGTCGGGCGCGGGCGTGGACACGGCCATCCTGCCCTCGCGCGACGGCGCACCCCGCACCGTCCCCATAATCCGGGTCGGGAACCTCGACGAGGCCCTGGCCGGGGTGCAGGCCAACGGGGGCCAGGTGGTCGTTGAACCGTTTGCACTGGGCACCATGGGAAGCGCCTGCTACATCACCGACCCGGCCGGCGTGCTCGTCGGCTTGCACTTCTACAACCCGGCGCCGTAG
- the alsS gene encoding acetolactate synthase AlsS — MAQNSSVLDEKVGAFGSGALGSPRRSADRVVECLEAYGVKWIFGVPGAKIDPVYDALLDGGPQMIVVRHEQNAAFMAAAVGRLTGEPGVVLVTSGPGTANLATGLLTATTEGDPMVAICGAVSRGDRLKRTHQSMDAVGMLSAVAKSAGEVSVADNVPEAIANAFRQAVQEPKGAAAVVLPYDVLTDSTTVSMTTPHWVPQLGAAPAASIREAADLLRTAQFPVILAGARSGSDRAVAALHRLLGAAKLPVVETFQAAGVISHDLEEHYLGRVGLFRNQPGDVLLHKADLILAIGYDFVEYEPSKWNKDHLRRIIHLDELSADLDDYYRPTVELRGDVAETMDALAREIDGLTLSASASAVVATERARLAEADQPIHRDDESEGVHPAELTLAMRALLPDDTTVLCDVGSHYIYMARHFRTYHPRTLLFSNGQQTLGVALPWAIAATLVRPGTPVVSVSGDGGFLYSAMELETAVRLGSKFTHIIFNDGTYDMVAFQQQGKYGRTSGVQLGDYDAVQYAESFGAHGYRVTHLDDFAAVLEQAMNDDGPSIIDVRVDYRNNRDELMADLESDVLL; from the coding sequence ATGGCTCAGAATTCATCGGTCCTGGATGAGAAGGTCGGCGCCTTCGGCTCCGGCGCGCTGGGCTCGCCCCGCCGGTCGGCCGACCGGGTCGTCGAGTGCCTCGAGGCCTACGGCGTCAAGTGGATCTTCGGGGTGCCCGGCGCCAAGATCGATCCCGTCTACGACGCCCTGCTCGACGGCGGCCCCCAGATGATCGTGGTGCGCCACGAGCAGAACGCCGCGTTCATGGCCGCCGCAGTCGGCCGCCTCACCGGCGAACCCGGCGTGGTGCTCGTCACCAGCGGGCCCGGCACCGCCAACCTCGCCACCGGGTTGCTCACCGCCACCACCGAGGGCGACCCGATGGTCGCCATCTGCGGTGCCGTCTCGCGCGGCGACCGGCTCAAGCGCACCCACCAGTCGATGGACGCCGTCGGCATGCTCTCCGCCGTCGCCAAGTCCGCCGGCGAGGTCAGCGTCGCCGACAACGTGCCGGAGGCCATCGCCAACGCCTTCCGCCAGGCGGTGCAGGAGCCCAAGGGCGCCGCCGCCGTGGTGCTGCCCTACGACGTTCTCACCGACTCGACCACGGTGTCGATGACCACCCCGCACTGGGTGCCGCAGCTCGGTGCCGCCCCGGCCGCGAGCATCCGCGAGGCCGCCGACCTGCTCCGCACCGCCCAGTTCCCGGTGATCCTCGCCGGCGCCCGGTCCGGCTCGGACCGGGCCGTCGCGGCGCTGCACCGGCTGCTCGGCGCCGCCAAGCTCCCCGTGGTCGAGACCTTCCAGGCCGCGGGTGTCATCTCCCACGACCTCGAGGAGCACTACCTCGGCCGGGTCGGCTTGTTCCGCAACCAGCCGGGCGACGTGCTGCTGCACAAGGCCGACCTGATCCTGGCCATCGGCTACGACTTCGTCGAATACGAGCCGTCCAAGTGGAACAAGGACCACCTGCGCCGCATCATCCACCTCGACGAACTGTCGGCCGACCTGGACGACTACTACCGCCCCACCGTCGAGCTGCGCGGCGACGTGGCCGAGACGATGGATGCGCTCGCCCGCGAGATCGACGGCCTCACCCTGTCGGCATCCGCGTCGGCCGTGGTCGCCACCGAGCGTGCGCGTCTGGCCGAGGCCGACCAGCCGATTCACCGCGACGACGAGTCCGAGGGGGTGCACCCGGCCGAACTGACCCTGGCGATGCGCGCCCTGCTGCCCGACGACACCACCGTGCTCTGCGATGTGGGCTCGCATTACATTTACATGGCCCGGCACTTCCGCACTTACCACCCGCGCACACTGCTGTTCTCCAACGGCCAGCAGACCCTCGGGGTGGCCCTGCCCTGGGCGATCGCGGCAACCCTGGTGCGCCCCGGCACCCCGGTGGTCTCGGTGTCCGGCGACGGCGGGTTCCTCTACTCCGCGATGGAGCTGGAGACCGCCGTGCGGCTCGGCTCCAAGTTCACCCACATCATCTTCAACGACGGCACCTACGACATGGTCGCGTTCCAGCAGCAGGGCAAGTACGGCCGTACCTCCGGTGTGCAGCTGGGCGACTACGACGCCGTGCAGTACGCCGAATCGTTTGGCGCGCACGGCTACCGGGTCACCCACCTGGACGACTTCGCGGCGGTGCTCGAGCAGGCCATGAACGATGACGGCCCGAGCATCATCGACGTGCGGGTGGACTACCGCAACAACCGCGACGAATTGATGGCCGACCTGGAAAGCGACGTGCTCCTGTGA
- a CDS encoding GNAT family N-acetyltransferase, whose protein sequence is MALEVVPAHDFDDVATMFAPRNPESSVCWCLSWRLSSTENRALTGTQRAEAMRELCARPLAPGVLAHLDGEVAGWAGIAPRAELHPFATSRKIPHIDDLPVWSLWCLRVRPGFRKRGITAALIGGAVDYARVSGAPAVESYPVDNAGQHVDLTMAFVGTRAMFERAGFTKAADTTSVSGGFPRILMRRMLDLSSPSEKSGA, encoded by the coding sequence ATGGCACTCGAGGTGGTTCCGGCGCACGACTTCGACGACGTCGCCACGATGTTCGCGCCGAGGAACCCGGAGTCATCGGTGTGCTGGTGCCTGTCCTGGCGGCTGAGCTCCACCGAGAACCGGGCGTTGACGGGCACGCAGCGGGCCGAGGCGATGCGCGAGCTCTGTGCCCGCCCGCTCGCGCCGGGCGTTCTCGCCCACCTGGACGGGGAAGTGGCCGGCTGGGCCGGCATCGCCCCACGGGCCGAGCTGCATCCGTTCGCCACGTCCCGCAAGATCCCGCACATCGATGACCTGCCGGTCTGGTCGCTGTGGTGCCTGCGGGTACGCCCGGGCTTCCGCAAACGGGGCATCACCGCGGCGCTCATCGGCGGCGCGGTGGACTACGCGCGTGTCTCTGGGGCGCCGGCGGTGGAGAGCTATCCCGTGGACAACGCCGGGCAGCACGTGGACCTCACCATGGCCTTCGTGGGTACCCGCGCCATGTTCGAGCGGGCCGGATTCACCAAGGCGGCCGACACCACGTCCGTATCCGGCGGTTTTCCGCGCATCCTGATGCGACGGATGCTTGACCTCTCGTCACCCTCTGAAAAATCGGGAGCATAA
- a CDS encoding LysR family transcriptional regulator, which translates to MDLRQLEFFSAVAGELNFTRAAERLTIAQSAVSAGVRSLESELGVELFDRSRRQIRLTSTGELLLPRVREALDAVNEVRDVAQQSTQAITGSIVIGLMTSVTLVNVPRLLGLYRSGHPGVGVRLRAARRGSADLVEELASGELDLAFLALSGPVPATLSAVPIASSPMVLVVPAGHPLAASPTVDLAALDGEEFIDLPPGYASRQIVDDAFAAAGVERRVMIEVSDIGTAAEYVTNGLGVALLPEFAAHDALSVRRIPVAHVPDFTVYLAASRKRRASAAVRAFVNLALSGE; encoded by the coding sequence ATGGATCTCAGGCAGCTCGAATTCTTCAGCGCCGTCGCCGGCGAGCTCAACTTCACCCGGGCGGCTGAGCGGCTCACGATCGCGCAATCTGCGGTGTCGGCCGGGGTGCGCTCCCTCGAGAGCGAGCTCGGTGTCGAGCTGTTCGACCGCAGCCGTCGGCAGATCCGGCTCACCTCCACCGGTGAGTTGCTGCTGCCGAGGGTGCGCGAGGCCCTCGATGCCGTGAACGAGGTGCGGGATGTGGCGCAACAGTCCACCCAGGCCATCACGGGTTCCATCGTGATCGGCCTGATGACCTCGGTCACGCTCGTGAACGTGCCGCGGTTGCTCGGGCTCTACCGCAGCGGTCACCCCGGGGTGGGTGTGCGGCTGCGCGCGGCCCGGCGCGGATCGGCCGACCTCGTCGAGGAGCTCGCCAGCGGCGAGCTGGACCTGGCGTTCCTGGCGCTCAGCGGCCCCGTGCCCGCCACACTCTCGGCTGTGCCGATCGCCTCCTCGCCGATGGTGCTCGTGGTTCCGGCCGGGCATCCGCTGGCCGCCTCGCCCACCGTGGACCTCGCTGCCCTGGACGGGGAGGAGTTCATCGACCTGCCGCCGGGCTACGCGAGCCGGCAGATCGTGGACGACGCGTTCGCCGCCGCCGGGGTGGAACGCCGGGTGATGATCGAGGTGTCCGACATCGGCACCGCCGCCGAATACGTGACCAACGGGCTGGGAGTGGCGCTGCTGCCCGAGTTCGCGGCGCACGACGCCCTCAGTGTGCGCCGCATCCCCGTGGCTCATGTGCCCGACTTCACGGTGTACCTCGCCGCGTCACGCAAACGCCGGGCCTCCGCCGCCGTGCGCGCCTTCGTCAACCTGGCCCTCTCCGGCGAGTAG
- a CDS encoding ABC transporter substrate-binding protein: protein MSRTRSTTTALITLGVVSALSLSACASAAPTSTATRVDGGTIVYGHQQEPACVFGGWIEQAYLSSQVLDNLVSLDENHQVVPWLADSWSVSDDQLTWTFTLKDGVTFTDGTPLTAAVVAYNFDYWLAGGNSTASVWLAGYYASAQAVDDRTLTVNLSAPYPRLADNLTQGYFGIQSQQALETRTDEENCEAPIGSGAFVVDHWNRGEEIVLVRNEDYTSPPANAKHTGAAYVDQIDWKFVADPTTRAASLSAGETDVIYDVPAVAWKTLESAGFQLEKYVTPGRPQQLTFNTSTGPFVDEKVRQAFAYSLDRKSLVETIGQGVIPYEGNGGVSQATPGYSQTAADLYSLDTDTADSLLDAAGWTGRDADGYRTKGGETLDVVLPYGAGSIVNADGASILQGLQEQAKATGFKVELIPVPQSALFAGEYSQPDEKDISVGYWTAVTSGILAINWKQGTPEAPNYNNASFTNYPELESIILEANSTLDTDAQNALYEKAQEYVAEHALAIGVYDRLSTLAVSPTLKDVWQENAQGGPIFYDAYFVE from the coding sequence ATGTCTCGTACCCGCAGCACAACAACAGCCCTGATCACGCTGGGCGTGGTGTCCGCCCTCAGCCTGTCGGCCTGCGCATCCGCCGCGCCCACCAGCACGGCCACCCGCGTCGACGGCGGCACCATCGTCTACGGCCACCAGCAGGAACCGGCCTGCGTCTTCGGCGGCTGGATCGAGCAGGCCTACCTGTCGTCCCAGGTGCTCGACAACCTGGTCTCGCTCGACGAGAACCATCAGGTCGTGCCGTGGCTGGCCGACTCCTGGAGCGTCTCGGACGACCAGCTCACCTGGACCTTCACGCTCAAGGACGGCGTCACCTTCACCGACGGCACCCCGCTCACGGCCGCGGTGGTGGCGTACAACTTCGACTACTGGCTCGCCGGCGGCAACAGCACCGCCAGCGTCTGGCTGGCCGGCTACTACGCCTCCGCCCAAGCCGTTGACGACCGCACCCTCACCGTGAACCTCTCCGCGCCCTACCCGCGCCTGGCCGACAACCTCACCCAGGGCTACTTCGGTATCCAGTCGCAGCAGGCCCTCGAGACCCGCACCGATGAGGAGAACTGCGAGGCGCCGATCGGCTCTGGCGCGTTCGTCGTGGACCACTGGAACCGGGGCGAGGAGATCGTGCTGGTGCGAAACGAGGACTACACCTCGCCGCCGGCCAACGCCAAGCACACCGGCGCCGCCTATGTCGATCAGATCGACTGGAAGTTCGTGGCCGATCCCACCACCCGGGCCGCCTCGCTCAGCGCGGGCGAGACCGACGTCATCTACGACGTGCCCGCCGTGGCCTGGAAGACCCTGGAGAGCGCGGGCTTCCAGCTGGAGAAATACGTCACCCCCGGCCGGCCGCAGCAGCTCACCTTCAACACCTCGACCGGACCGTTCGTCGACGAGAAGGTGCGGCAGGCGTTCGCCTACAGCCTCGACCGCAAGTCGCTCGTCGAGACCATCGGGCAGGGCGTGATCCCCTACGAGGGCAACGGCGGCGTCAGCCAGGCCACCCCCGGTTACAGCCAGACGGCCGCGGACCTCTACAGCCTCGACACCGACACGGCCGACAGCCTGCTGGACGCCGCGGGCTGGACCGGTCGAGACGCCGACGGCTACCGCACGAAGGGCGGGGAGACGCTCGACGTCGTGCTGCCCTACGGCGCCGGCTCGATCGTGAACGCCGACGGCGCGTCCATCCTGCAGGGCCTGCAGGAGCAGGCCAAGGCCACCGGCTTCAAGGTCGAACTGATCCCGGTGCCGCAGAGCGCCCTGTTTGCGGGCGAGTACTCCCAGCCCGACGAGAAAGACATCTCGGTGGGCTACTGGACCGCCGTGACCAGCGGCATCCTCGCCATCAACTGGAAACAGGGCACCCCGGAGGCACCGAACTACAACAACGCGTCCTTCACCAACTACCCCGAGCTCGAGAGCATCATCCTCGAGGCCAACTCCACCCTCGACACGGATGCGCAAAACGCCCTCTACGAGAAGGCCCAGGAGTACGTCGCCGAGCACGCCCTGGCGATCGGGGTCTACGACCGGCTGAGCACCCTGGCCGTGTCGCCGACGCTCAAGGACGTCTGGCAGGAAAACGCACAGGGAGGACCGATCTTCTATGACGCGTACTTCGTCGAGTAG
- the budA gene encoding acetolactate decarboxylase: MNAIPAPAFTVTRHEIFQTSLMSALLDGVYEGEMTVRDLLGHGSFGIGTFNGLDGEMLIVDGKCYQLRADGGVTKADLGAYTPYAVVTNFVPHIESQLPDNVVRSEASAFIDHMTASENYMYALRIDGDFEWIRMRTVVKQQKPYRPMVEATDEDAIVELHDVSGSLVGFRTPLYEQGIGVPGCHTHFITDDRTGGGHVLDFKLKSGSAALCLGTDLRLQLPLTDAFRDANLSPDDLARQLAKTEQHA, encoded by the coding sequence GTGAACGCCATTCCCGCACCCGCCTTCACGGTGACCCGGCACGAGATCTTCCAGACCAGCCTGATGAGCGCCCTGCTCGACGGCGTCTACGAGGGCGAGATGACGGTGCGCGACCTGCTCGGCCACGGCAGTTTCGGCATCGGTACCTTCAACGGGCTCGACGGCGAGATGCTCATCGTCGACGGCAAGTGCTACCAGCTCCGCGCCGACGGCGGGGTCACCAAGGCCGACCTCGGCGCCTACACGCCGTACGCCGTCGTGACGAACTTCGTTCCGCACATCGAGAGCCAGCTGCCCGACAACGTGGTGCGCTCCGAGGCCTCGGCCTTCATCGACCACATGACGGCCTCCGAGAACTACATGTATGCGCTGCGCATCGACGGCGACTTCGAGTGGATCCGGATGCGCACCGTGGTCAAGCAGCAGAAGCCGTACCGGCCGATGGTGGAGGCCACTGACGAGGACGCCATCGTCGAGCTCCACGACGTCTCCGGTTCTTTGGTGGGCTTCCGCACCCCGCTGTACGAGCAGGGCATCGGCGTGCCCGGCTGCCACACCCACTTCATCACCGACGACCGCACCGGCGGCGGCCACGTGCTCGACTTCAAGCTCAAGTCGGGCAGCGCGGCGCTCTGCCTCGGCACAGACCTTCGCCTACAGCTGCCGCTGACGGATGCATTCCGTGACGCCAATCTCTCCCCGGACGACCTGGCGCGGCAGCTGGCGAAGACGGAGCAACACGCCTGA